From the genome of Streptococcus oralis:
GCTCTGACTACGTGGTTGTCAGCCCAGACCATGGTGGGGTGACTCGTGCTCGTAAATTGGCAGAGTTTTTGAAAACTCCGATTGCGATTATTGACAAACGCCGTAGTGTAGACAAGATGAATACCAGTGAAGTGATGAACATCATTGGTAAGGTAGAAGGTAAGACTTGTATCTTGATTGACGATATGATCGATACAGCTGGAACTATTTGTCATGCGGCGGATGCTCTTGCTGAAGCAGGTGCTGTTGAAGTTTACGCAAGCTGTACGCACCCAGTACTTTCTGGGCCAGCTATGGACAATATCCAAAAATCAGCTATTAAGAAATTGGTTGTTTTGGATACTATCTATCTACCAGAAGAGCGTTTGATTGATAAGATTGAACAAATTTCGATTGCTCATCTTCTGGGCGATGCTATTATTCGTATCCACGAAAAACGTCCTCTTTCTCCATTATTTAGTATCGAGAAAAAAATCTAAACTTTCACTTGAAATAGATCGTTCTCCTAGCAGGTTTCTTTTCTTGCTAGGAGATTTTTTGTAGTCAAAATCTGCAAGCCTTTTCAAAATATGCTATACTGAGAAAAAAGGAGGATTTCTATGAGCCAAGAATATATCAATCCAAGTGATGGTGTGATTCGTCAGTATCTGGAGACCAGTAAAACGTTAGCGGTAGTGGGCTTGTCTGACCGTGAGGAAACAACTAGTAATCGAGTGACCAAGGAAATGCAAGCTCGGGGCTATAAAATCATTCCAGTTAATCCCAAGGCTGCAGGTGGGGAAATTTTGGGAGAAAAGGCTTATGCCAGTCTAGTTGAGATTCCTTTTCCTGTGGACATTGTCAATGTATACCGACGGAGCGAGTTTTTACCAGATGTGGCGCGTGATTTTCTCAAGGCAGATGCCAAGATTTTCTGGGCGCAATTAGGACTTGAAAATCTAGAAGCGGAAGAAATCTTGCGTGCTGGAGGATGCGATGACATCGTGATGAATCGCTGTATCAAGAGAGAACACACACGCTTAATTCTTGAACAATAAAAAGGTAGCCAGTAGGCTACCTTTTGTGTTAGAAAATACCAATCAATGCCTGCATGCCTAGGCTGGTAAGGATGATAGCAATCCAGCAAAGGCCTCCAAGAAGAATGGATTTCCCACTGGATTTGACCATGGCAATCAGATTGGTTTTGAGACCGATGGCACTCATAGCCATGATAATGAGAAATTTGGAGAGTTGTTTAAGAGGGGTAAAGAAGCTACTAGACACACCGAGAGAGGTGAGAAGAGTCGTTAATAGAGAAGCCAGGATAAAGTAAAGGATAAAAAGTGGGAAGACTTTTTTCAGCTGTACGCCTTGTTTATTTTCTTGCTGGCGACTTTGCCAGTAGGAGAGAAAGAGCGTAATGGGAATGATAGCTAGGGTGCGCGTGAGTTTCACAATGGTTGCAGACTCAAGGGTATTGGTCTGGTAAAGACTGTCCCAGGAGCTGGCGGTAGCCGTTACAGAGGAAGTGTCATTGACCGCAGTTCCTGCAAAGAGGGCGAAGCCATCATTGGATAGGTGAAGCCAGGTTCCTAGGGTTGGAAAGATGAGCGCAGCCAAGACATTGAAGAAAAAGATAACGGAAATGGCTTGGGCAACTTCTTTTTCCTTGGCATGGATAACGGGTGCTGTCGCAGCAATGGCAGAGCCACCACAGATAGAAGATCCCACTCCAACCAAGATAGCCAGTTTTGTATCCAGTGCAAAGAAGCGCTGGAAGAGGTAGGCAATAATCAAGGCTATTGAAATGGTGGAGAGGATAACAGGGAGTGAAGATTGCCCAACTGCGAAGACTTGCGAGATATTGAGACCAAAACCAAGCAAGACAACGGCATATTGGAGTAATTTTTTAGAACTAAAGGTCAATCCAGCATCCAGTTGTTTATAGGATGAGAGAAAGGGATTTAGGAGCATTCCTATGAAAATGGCAAAAACGGGTGCGCCAATGACAGGAAAGAATCCTCCTAAGTACCAAGATACGATAGAAATGAGAAGGCAGGCAAAGATGCCTGCTCCATTTTTTGATAAAAATGACATATAAACCTCCGAAAATAAGCATTTATTATTATACTCCTGTCGAGAAGAAAAGTAAAACAGAAAGTGAAAAATGCGGGTTTCAGATGGATTTTGCGGTCAGGGAGCTTTTGTAGTATAATAGTACTATGTTCTGTAAGCAAGGGGGATATCTATGGACTTAACCAAGCGCTTTAATAAACAGTTAGACAAGATTCAAGTTTCGTTGATTCGCCAGTTTGACCAGGCTATTTCAGAGATTCCTGGGGTCTTGCGTTTGACCTTGGGGGAACCTGATTTTACAACACCAGATCATATCAAGGAGGCAGCCAAGCGAGCCATTGACCAGAACCAATCCTACTATACTGGGATGAGTGGTCTGCTGACTCTACGTCAGGCGGCTAGTGACTTTGTTAAGGAAAAATACCAACTGGACTATGCTCCTGAAAATGAAATCTTGGTTACAATTGGGGCGACAGAGGCCTTATCTGCTACTTTGACAGCTATCTTAGAAGAAGGAGACAAGGTTCTCTTGCCAGCTCCTGCCTATCCAGGATATGAGCCGATTGTCAATCTAGTTGGGGCAGAGATTGTCGAGATTGATACAACTGAAAATGGTTTTGTTTTGACCCCTGAGATGTTGGAAAAGGCCATTCTGGAGCAAGGGGATAAACTCAAAGCAGTTATTCTCAACTATCCAGCCAATCCGACAGGAATCACCTATAGTCGGGAGCAGTTGGAAGCCTTGGCAGACGTTTTACGCAAGTATGAGATTTTTGTTGTCTGTGATGAGGTTTACTCGGAATTGACCTATACAGGGCAAGCCCATGTATCTTTGGGAACTATGCTGAGAGACCAGGCTATTATTATCAATGGCTTATCTAAGTCTCATGCCATGACAGGTTGGCGTTTAGGCTTCATCTTTGCTCCTGCGGCCTTCACAGCTCAGTTGATCAAGAGTCACCAATACTTGGTCACTGCCGCAAACACTATGGCTCAGCATGCTGCGGTGGAGGCTTTGACCGCTGGTAAAAACGACGCAGAGCCTATGAAGAAGGAATACATTCAGCGTCGTGATTATATTATCGAAAAGATGACAGCTCTTGGTTTTGAGATTATCAAACCAGACGGTGCCTTCTATATCTTTGCTAAGATTCCAGCGGGCTACAATCAAGACTCCTTTGCTTTTCTGAAGGATTTTGCCTATAAGAAGGCCGTTGCCTTTATCCCTGGTGCAGCCTTTGGACGTTACGGAGAAGGCTATGTGCGTCTGTCTTATGCAGCCAGCATGGAAACGATCAGAGAGGCCATGAAACGACTTGAGGAGTACATGAGAGAAGCATGATTCAGTCTATCACGAGTCAAGGCTTGGTGCTCTACAATCGTAACTTTCGTGAGGATGACAAGCTAGTCAAGATCTTTACCGAGCAAGCGGGCAAGCGCATGTTTTTCGTCAAACACGCTGGTCAGTCCAAACTAGCTTCTGTTATTCAGCCCTTGGTGTTGGCACGATTTCTCTTGCGAATCAATGATGACGGGCTTAGCTACATCGAGGACTACCATGAGGTCATGACCTTTCCAAAGATTAATAGTGATCTCTTTGTCATGGCCTATGCTACCTATGTGGCAGCTCTTGCAGATGCTAGTTTGCAGGATAATCAGCAGGATGCTCCCTTGTTTGCTTTCTTGAGGAAGACTCTGGAGTTGATGGAAGCAGGGATAGATTATCAGGTTTTAACCAATATTTTTGAAATTCAAATCTTGACTCGATTTGGAATCAGCCTTAATTTTAATGAGTGTGTCTTTTGCCATCGGGTCGGTCAGGCCTTTGACTTTTCTTTCAAATATGGAGCCTGCCTTTGCCCAGAGCATTATCATGAAGATGAGAGACGTTGTCATCTAAATCCCAATATCCCTTATCTGCTCAATCAATTTCAAGCCATTAATTTTGAAACCTTGGAGACCATTTCGCTTAAGGCAGAAATCAAGCAAGACTTACGAAAGTTTATGGATCAACTCTACGAAGAGTACGTTGGGATTCACCTAAAATCAAAGAAATTTATTGATTCCCTAGCAGACTGGGGACAATTACTAAAAGAGGAAGATAAATGAAAAAAATTGCAGTAGATGCTATGGGGGGCGATTACGCACCTCAAGCCATCGTTGAGGGTGTCAATCAAGCCCTTGCTGACTTTTCAGATATTGAGGTTCAACTCTACGGAGATGAAAGCAAGATCAAGCAATATCTAACGGCGACAGAGCGCGTCAGCATTATCCATACGGATGAGAAAATTAACTCAGACGATGAGCCGACAAAAGCTATCCGTAAGAAGAAAAATGCCAGCATGGTCTTGGCAGCCAAGGCAGTCAAAGAGGGAGAAGCAGACGCCGTCCTCTCAGCTGGGAATACAGGTGCCTTGTTGGCTGCAGGATTCTTCATCGTGGGTCGCATCAAGAATATCGACCGTCCTGGACTTATGTCAACATTGCCAACTATAGATGGAAAAGGGTTTGATATGCTGGATCTTGGTGCCAATGCAGAAAATACAGCCCAACACCTGCATCAATATGCTGTCCTAGGTTCCTTCTATGCCAAGAATGTTCGTGGGATTGCAAAACCACGTGTTGGTTTGCTCAACAACGGAACAGAAAGCAGCAAGGGAGATCCGCTTCGTAAGGAAACATACGACTTGCTAGTAGCTGATGAAAGTTTGAACTTTGTCGGAAACGTGGAAGCGCGTGATCTGATGAATGGCGTTGCGGATGTTGTCGTAACAGATGGTTTCACGGGAAACGCTGTTCTCAAATCCATTGAAGGTACAGCTTTGGGAATCATGGGATTGCTTAAAAATGCTATTACGGGTGGTGGCCTTCGAGCGAAGCTAGGTGCTCTACTTCTCAAGGATAGTCTTAAAGGGTTGAAGACCCAGCTCAACTATTCAGATGTTGGAGGAGCAGTTTTGTTTGGTGTCAAGGCACCTGTTGTTAAGACCCATGGCTCAAGTGATGCCAAGGCTGTATACAGTACGATTCGTCAGATTCGTACCATGCTAGAAACAGACGTAGTTGCTCAGACTGCGCGTGAATTTTCAGGAGAATAAAAAAGATGACAGAAAAAGAAATTTTTGACCGTATTGTAACCATTATCCAAGAGCGACAGGGAGAAGACTTTGCCGTAACAGAGGCCTTGAGTTTGAAAGACGATTTAGATGCGGACTCAGTGGACTTGATGGAGTTTGTCTTGACACTAGAAGATGAATTTGGTATCGAAATCACTGATGAGGAAATCGATCAACTTCAAAGTGTAGCGGATGTAGTAGCAATTATTAAAGATAAAAAATAGCCAAAAGCAACATGCAAGTCATGTTGTTTTTTTGTTTGCAGAAAAAGAGAAGCTTTTAGTAGAAATTGCGAATAAAGATATGAGAAAGAAAAAGGAGGAACGTTTATGTATGTTACCGGTTTTTATCCGTGGTTCATTAGGTGGTTTTTAAAATAAAAATGAATGAATTGTTCATTTTCGAATTGTTTTTCGAATAGATAGGTAAGGAAAAAGGGAAGGAGACTATGTGATGTATTTACCAATCTTATTGCCATGGTTGATCAAATGGTATTTAAAATAAATGAAATTTACCTGTTCATTTTAAATTACTTCTCGAATAAAAAAGTGAGAAGAAAAGGAAGGAGATAAGGAAATGATTTCAGTAATTTACCCAATCTGGTTTTTAAAATGGTTTAAAGCCTAAAAACCGTAAACTAAAAATAAAGGAGAAAACAAATGACAAACTTTGACAACATGGAACAGAACTTTGTAGCTCTTACAGAAGAAGAGTTGACGGATGTGAATGGGGGAGCATGGCCGATTGTAGCTTGGGTGATTGCTAATCCTGTGACAGCAGCTAAAATTGCTGGTGGAATTACTGCAGCAGGAATTGCAGGTTATAATTATGTGACGGGTAGATGGTAATAGAAGGAGGAGATGATATGGAAAAATCTATTTTAGAATTTGAAACAATGACTGATACGGACTTGCAGGAAATTCAAGGGGGATCATTTCCCCTTCTTATCCCTGTGGCAGTTGGTTTTGTAAAAGGTTTTGTATATACAGGTGGAGCTATTTTAACAACTCGAGCACTCTTTTCAGGTAAATAGGAGTCTGCTATGAAAAAAATCTTATTAGGATTTGCTGAGGGGTATTTTGTCGTATCGATTATTCTTTATATCGCAACGTATTTGATTATGAAAAATCCGATCAACACTCTGTTTTATCCAGAAACTTATCCAATTCTGCTTGGTCTGTTTTATGTAGGATACAAGTACAAAACAAAAGAAAGTACGATTGGAAATTGATGAACCATCAGATCGGAGTTTGAGATGAAAGTTGTTCAATTACTAGGAAAAGCTTGGCCAGAGTTTATTGTATTGTTTAGCTCTATAACTTATCTAATGATTAGAATTGTGGCCGATATAAACAAAGTAAATCTACCTACGTAGTTTGAATATTTTGACATACCTAAGATTTCATCATTCTTGGTGACATTTCTCTCGCTTCATAGAAATATCATTTCAGAATAGTTTATTTCTAGACATTCATTTTTTAACGGTTACTTTAAACAGGCAGAACTTTTGTTCTGCTTTTTACATTTAAATAATAGTTTATGCTTTTTAAAGTGCGTTTTAGGCGTAAAAATAGTTTATTTAGGAATATTTTCCTGTTTTTATCCTTGTTTGGTTAAAATAATCTTACAAATTTTTAAAGAGATTGTTAGAAAAAGGAGAAGATATGAAATTTGGGAAAAGGCACTATCGTCCCCAGGTGGATCAGATGGATTGTGGCGTGGCTTCCTTGGCTATGGTCTTTGGCTACTACGGTAGTTATTACTCCTTGGCTCATCTACGAGAGTTAGCCAAGACGACCATGGATGGGACGACCGCTTTGGGACTTGTAAAGGTAGCAGAGGAGATTGGGTTTGAGACGCGGGCTATAAAGGCGGATATGACGCTCTTTGATTTGCCAGATTTGACCTTTCCTTTTGTGGCTCATGTGCTCAAGGAAGGGAAGTTGCTCCACTACTATGTGGTGATAGGTCAGGATAAAAAGCACATTCATATCGCTGATCCAGATCCTGGTGTCAAGCTGACCAAGATTTCCCGTGAGCGATTTGCGCAAGAATGGACAGGGGTCAGTCTCTTTATGGCTCCGTCTCCAGACTATAACCCCCATAAGGAGAAAAAACAAGGACTCTTATCATTTTTACCTATCTTGCTCAAACAGCGGGGCTTGATTGCTAATATCGTTTTGGCAACACTCTTGGTAACCCTGATCAATATCGTGGGCTCCTACTATCTTCAGTCCATCATTGACAGTTACGTACCAGACCAGATGCGCTCGACACTGGGTATTATCTCTATTGGGCTGGTCATCGTCTATATTCTCCAGCAGATTTTGTCCTATGCCCAGGAATATCTCCTACTAATCCTTGGGCAACGTCTGTCAATTGATGTGATTTTGTCCTACATCAAGCATGTTTTTCACCTACCGATGTCCTTTTTCGCGACACGCAGGACAGGAGAGATTGTATCTCGTTTTACGGATGCTAACAGTATCATCGATGCGCTGGCATCGACTATTCTGTCGATTTTCCTAGATGTGTCGACGATTTTGATTATCTCGCTTGTCTTGTTTTCACAAAATATAACGCTCTTTTTCATTAGTCTGCTTGCACTTCCCATTTATACAGCGATTATCTTTGCCTTTATGAAGCCTTTTGAAAAGATGAATCGGGACACTATGGAAGCCAATGCAGTTCTGTCTTCTTCTATTATCGAGGACATCAACGGTATTGAGACTATTAAATCTTTGACCAGTGAAAGTCAGCGTTACCAAAAGATTGACAAGGAATTTGTAGCTTATCTGAAAAAATCCTTTGCCTATAGTCGGGCAGAAAGTCAGCAAAAGGCTCTGAAAAAAGTTGCCCAGCTTTTGCTCAATGTTGCCGTTCTCTGGCTGGGAGCTATTCTTGTCATGGATGGGAAAATGAGTTTGGGCCAGCTGATCACTTATAACACCCTGCTCGTTTACTTTACCAATCCTTTGGAAAATATCATCAACCTACAAACCAAACTTCAGACAGCGCAGGTCGCCAATAACCGTCTTAACGAGGTTTATCTAGTAGCTTCGGAGTTTGAGGAGAAGAAAACGGTAGAAGATTTGAGCATGATGAAAGGTGATATGACCTTTAAACAAGTTCACTATAAGTATGGCTATGGGCGTGATGTCTTGTCGGATATCAATTTGACCATTCCGCAAGGGTCTAAGATGGCTTTTGTGGGGATTTCAGGTTCGGGTAAGACCACCTTAGCCAAAATGATGGTTAATTTTTACGACCCAAGTCAGGGAGAGATTAGTCTGGGTGGTGTCAATCTCAATCAGATTGATAAAAAAGCTCTGCGCCAGTTTATCAACTATCTGCCTCAACAGCCCTATGTCTTTAACGGAACGATTTTGGAGAATCTTCTTTTGGGAGCTAAGGAGGGAACGACTCAGGAAGATATCTTACGGGCAGTTGAATTAGCAGAGATTAGGGAGGATATTGAGCGCATGCCACTGAATTACCAGACAGAATTGACTTCGGATGGGGCAGGGATCTCAGGTGGTCAACGTCAGAGAATTGCTCTGGCGCGTGCTCTCTTGACAGATGCGCCGGTCTTGATTTTGGATGAGGCAACTAGTAGTTTGGATATTTTGACAGAGAAGCGGATTGTTGATAATCTCATGGCTTTGGACAAGACCTTGATTTTCATCGCCCATCGCTTGACCATCGCTGAGCGGACAGAGAAGGTTGTTGTCTTGGATCAGGGCAAGATTGTCGAAGAAGGTACCCATGCAGACTTGCTTGCACAGGATGGCTTTTACGCCCATTTGGTGAATAGCTAGAAAGAGGAGAAGATGAAACCAGAATTTTTAGAAAGTGCGGAGTTTTACCATCGTCGTTACCATAATTTTTCCAGTCGGGTGATTTTACCTATGTCGCTTCTGCTCGTGTTTCTGCTAGGATTTGCAGTCTTTGCAGAGAAGGAAATTAGTTTGTCTACCAGAGCCACTGTCGAACCTAGTCGGATTATTGCCAATATCCAGTCGACTAGCAATCAACGGATTGTGACCAATTATCTGGAAGAGAACAAGTTGGTCAAGCAAGGAGATCTGCTCGTTCAGTACCAGCAAGGGGCGGAGGCTGTCCAGGTAGAGGCATATGCCAGTCAATTGGAGATGCTAAAGGATCAAAAAAAGCAGTTGGGGTATTTGCAATCCAGTTTGAAAGAGGGGAGCGATCAATTTCCAGAGGCGGATAAGTTTGGTTATCAGGAGATGTTTAGAGACTATCTCAGCCAAGCGAATGGTCTAAGAAGTAATGTTTCTCAACAAAATGCCAGCATCTCTTCTCAAAATGCGGTAGCAAGTCAGAGCCAGGCCGAGATTGGCAATCTTATCAGCCAAACAGAGGATAAAATCCGAGACTACAAAACAGCTAAGTCGGCGATTGAAACAGGAGCTCAACTGGATAGTCAAAATGCAGCCTACTCATTTTATCAGACCTATAAAAACCAAGCTGGAGATGATTCGCAAGTTAAATCACAAGTTATTGCACAGGTGGATGCACAAATTGCCCAGCTAGAGTCTAGTTTAGCTACCTATCGTGTGCAGTATGCGGGTTCTGGAGCTCAACAAGCCTATGCAACGGGACTGGATAGTCAACTGGAATCGCTCAAATCTCAGCACTTAGTCAAAGTCGGTCAGGAATTAACTCTTTTGGATCAGAAAATTTTAGAAGCAGAATCGGGTAAGAAGGTACAGGGAGGTCTCCTAGATAAAGGGAAGATTACAGCAAGTGAGGATGGGGTGCTACACCTCAATCCTGAGACTAGTGAATCTACGATGGTCGCAGAAGGAACCCTGCTAGCCCAACTCTACCCATCCTTGGAAAAAGAAGGGAAAACCAAACTCACAGCTTATCTCAGTTCAAAAGATGTTGCTAGAGTCAAGATTGGGGACTCTGTTCGTTATACTACGACTAATGATGCGAAGAATCAAATTTTCCTGGATTCCACGATTACAAGTATTGATGCGACAGCTACAAAAACTGAACAAGGAAA
Proteins encoded in this window:
- a CDS encoding CoA-binding protein; translation: MSQEYINPSDGVIRQYLETSKTLAVVGLSDREETTSNRVTKEMQARGYKIIPVNPKAAGGEILGEKAYASLVEIPFPVDIVNVYRRSEFLPDVARDFLKADAKIFWAQLGLENLEAEEILRAGGCDDIVMNRCIKREHTRLILEQ
- a CDS encoding YeiH family protein; this translates as MSFLSKNGAGIFACLLISIVSWYLGGFFPVIGAPVFAIFIGMLLNPFLSSYKQLDAGLTFSSKKLLQYAVVLLGFGLNISQVFAVGQSSLPVILSTISIALIIAYLFQRFFALDTKLAILVGVGSSICGGSAIAATAPVIHAKEKEVAQAISVIFFFNVLAALIFPTLGTWLHLSNDGFALFAGTAVNDTSSVTATASSWDSLYQTNTLESATIVKLTRTLAIIPITLFLSYWQSRQQENKQGVQLKKVFPLFILYFILASLLTTLLTSLGVSSSFFTPLKQLSKFLIIMAMSAIGLKTNLIAMVKSSGKSILLGGLCWIAIILTSLGMQALIGIF
- a CDS encoding pyridoxal phosphate-dependent aminotransferase — translated: MDLTKRFNKQLDKIQVSLIRQFDQAISEIPGVLRLTLGEPDFTTPDHIKEAAKRAIDQNQSYYTGMSGLLTLRQAASDFVKEKYQLDYAPENEILVTIGATEALSATLTAILEEGDKVLLPAPAYPGYEPIVNLVGAEIVEIDTTENGFVLTPEMLEKAILEQGDKLKAVILNYPANPTGITYSREQLEALADVLRKYEIFVVCDEVYSELTYTGQAHVSLGTMLRDQAIIINGLSKSHAMTGWRLGFIFAPAAFTAQLIKSHQYLVTAANTMAQHAAVEALTAGKNDAEPMKKEYIQRRDYIIEKMTALGFEIIKPDGAFYIFAKIPAGYNQDSFAFLKDFAYKKAVAFIPGAAFGRYGEGYVRLSYAASMETIREAMKRLEEYMREA
- the recO gene encoding DNA repair protein RecO, with product MIQSITSQGLVLYNRNFREDDKLVKIFTEQAGKRMFFVKHAGQSKLASVIQPLVLARFLLRINDDGLSYIEDYHEVMTFPKINSDLFVMAYATYVAALADASLQDNQQDAPLFAFLRKTLELMEAGIDYQVLTNIFEIQILTRFGISLNFNECVFCHRVGQAFDFSFKYGACLCPEHYHEDERRCHLNPNIPYLLNQFQAINFETLETISLKAEIKQDLRKFMDQLYEEYVGIHLKSKKFIDSLADWGQLLKEEDK
- the plsX gene encoding phosphate acyltransferase PlsX yields the protein MKKIAVDAMGGDYAPQAIVEGVNQALADFSDIEVQLYGDESKIKQYLTATERVSIIHTDEKINSDDEPTKAIRKKKNASMVLAAKAVKEGEADAVLSAGNTGALLAAGFFIVGRIKNIDRPGLMSTLPTIDGKGFDMLDLGANAENTAQHLHQYAVLGSFYAKNVRGIAKPRVGLLNNGTESSKGDPLRKETYDLLVADESLNFVGNVEARDLMNGVADVVVTDGFTGNAVLKSIEGTALGIMGLLKNAITGGGLRAKLGALLLKDSLKGLKTQLNYSDVGGAVLFGVKAPVVKTHGSSDAKAVYSTIRQIRTMLETDVVAQTAREFSGE
- a CDS encoding acyl carrier protein; translation: MTEKEIFDRIVTIIQERQGEDFAVTEALSLKDDLDADSVDLMEFVLTLEDEFGIEITDEEIDQLQSVADVVAIIKDKK
- a CDS encoding class IIb bacteriocin, lactobin A/cerein 7B family, producing MTNFDNMEQNFVALTEEELTDVNGGAWPIVAWVIANPVTAAKIAGGITAAGIAGYNYVTGRW
- a CDS encoding ComC/BlpC family leader-containing pheromone/bacteriocin gives rise to the protein MEKSILEFETMTDTDLQEIQGGSFPLLIPVAVGFVKGFVYTGGAILTTRALFSGK
- the comA gene encoding peptide cleavage/export ABC transporter ComA; translated protein: MKFGKRHYRPQVDQMDCGVASLAMVFGYYGSYYSLAHLRELAKTTMDGTTALGLVKVAEEIGFETRAIKADMTLFDLPDLTFPFVAHVLKEGKLLHYYVVIGQDKKHIHIADPDPGVKLTKISRERFAQEWTGVSLFMAPSPDYNPHKEKKQGLLSFLPILLKQRGLIANIVLATLLVTLINIVGSYYLQSIIDSYVPDQMRSTLGIISIGLVIVYILQQILSYAQEYLLLILGQRLSIDVILSYIKHVFHLPMSFFATRRTGEIVSRFTDANSIIDALASTILSIFLDVSTILIISLVLFSQNITLFFISLLALPIYTAIIFAFMKPFEKMNRDTMEANAVLSSSIIEDINGIETIKSLTSESQRYQKIDKEFVAYLKKSFAYSRAESQQKALKKVAQLLLNVAVLWLGAILVMDGKMSLGQLITYNTLLVYFTNPLENIINLQTKLQTAQVANNRLNEVYLVASEFEEKKTVEDLSMMKGDMTFKQVHYKYGYGRDVLSDINLTIPQGSKMAFVGISGSGKTTLAKMMVNFYDPSQGEISLGGVNLNQIDKKALRQFINYLPQQPYVFNGTILENLLLGAKEGTTQEDILRAVELAEIREDIERMPLNYQTELTSDGAGISGGQRQRIALARALLTDAPVLILDEATSSLDILTEKRIVDNLMALDKTLIFIAHRLTIAERTEKVVVLDQGKIVEEGTHADLLAQDGFYAHLVNS
- the comB gene encoding competence pheromone export protein ComB translates to MKPEFLESAEFYHRRYHNFSSRVILPMSLLLVFLLGFAVFAEKEISLSTRATVEPSRIIANIQSTSNQRIVTNYLEENKLVKQGDLLVQYQQGAEAVQVEAYASQLEMLKDQKKQLGYLQSSLKEGSDQFPEADKFGYQEMFRDYLSQANGLRSNVSQQNASISSQNAVASQSQAEIGNLISQTEDKIRDYKTAKSAIETGAQLDSQNAAYSFYQTYKNQAGDDSQVKSQVIAQVDAQIAQLESSLATYRVQYAGSGAQQAYATGLDSQLESLKSQHLVKVGQELTLLDQKILEAESGKKVQGGLLDKGKITASEDGVLHLNPETSESTMVAEGTLLAQLYPSLEKEGKTKLTAYLSSKDVARVKIGDSVRYTTTNDAKNQIFLDSTITSIDATATKTEQGNFFKIEAETNLTSEQAATLRYGLEGRLQMITGKKSYFRYFWDQFLNKG